Genomic window (Gemmatimonadota bacterium):
GCCATTCGGAACCAGGGAAGCGCCCAACTTCTCGATGGCATTGCGGACCTGCTGCCCGGCTGTACGGACATCGGGGCTGTGGAAGGTGTCCATCCGGAGACCGACGAGAAGGAACTGAGAGAGCCCTCCCCCGATGCGCCCCTTTCCGCGCTTGTGTTCAAGACGGCCATTGAGCCGCATGTCGGAGAAGTGTACTTCGTCAAGGTCTACTCGGGAGTGCTGACGGCAGGTGCGGAGGTGTACAACTCCGGTCAGGATCGCGCGGAGAAGATTGCGCAGCTGTACCATGTCGTCGGGAAGACCCGGACGGACACGGGCACGCTGTCCGCGGGAGACATCGGGATTGCCGTGAAGCTCAAGAACTCCCGAACCAACGACACACTTTGCGATCGCTCCGCTCCGGTGAAGTTGACGCCGGTGAAGTTCCCCGAGCCCATTATCGACTTCTCCGTCTCAGCGCGCACCAAGGGGGAAGAGGACAAGATCTCCACCGGGCTCGCGCGACTCGCGCAGGAAGACTCCACCTTTGCGTATCACTTCGAAGACGAGACCCGCCAGACCGTCGTGTCCGGCATGGGAGAGGCCCACCTGGACCTTCTCATGAAGCGGCTGACCGCGCGGTTCCATGTCGAAGTAGATCTGGAGACTCCGCGCATCCCATACCGCGAGACGGTTCGCGGCAAGGCGGATGTCCAGGGTCGCCACAAGAAGCAGACCGGCGGTCGCGGGCAGTTCGGCGATGTCTACATTCGCCTGGAGCCTCTCCCTTCCGGGGGCGGCTTCGTCTTCGAGGATGAAATCGTCGGCGGCGTGGTCCCGGGTCGGTTTATCCCGGCGGTGGAAAAGGGCATTCGCGAATCGCTCTCGGAAGGAACGCTTGCGGGGTATCCCGTCGTGGACTTCAAGGTCACGCTCTACGATGGCAGTTACCACGCCGTGGACTCCTCCGAAGCGGCGTTCAAAGTCGCCGGTTCGCTGGCTTTCAAGAAAGCGCTTGCGGAGGCACAGTCCGTTTTGCTGGAGCCCCACTGGATCATCGTCGTGATGATTCCCAAGGACTACATGGGAGATGTCATGGGAGATCTCTCTTCGCGTCGTTGCCGAATCAGCGGGATGGAAGCGGTGGGCGAGATGCAGGTCATCAACGCGACGGGCCCGCGGGCCGAGCTTCAGCGTTACGCCACCGACCTTCGCGCGATGACCCAGGGGCGCGGGACACACTCCCGGTCGTTCTCTCACTACGAGGAAGTTCCCCGGGATCAGAAGGAGCGGATCATCGCGGACTCTCTCAAGCTGACGGAAGAAGAAGTCAAGAAGTAGCACTCCGTCCGGGTAGGCGGAGGTGCGAACAGGAACCGTGAGGGTAAGCCATGTCCGGCCATTCCAAGTGGAGCACCATCAAACGGAAGAAGGGCGCGAAGGATGCCCAGCGGGGCAAGCTCTTCACGAAGCTCATCCGGGAGATCATCACTGCGGCCCGCGCGGGCGGCGGCGATGTCAACGGCAACAACCGGCTTCGTGCGGCGGTCACTGCGGCGCGCGATGCCAATATGCCGTCCGCAAACATCGATCGGGCCATCAAGCGCGGCACGGGTGAACTGGAGGGCACCACCTACGACGAGGTGAACTACGAAGGGTACGGCCCCGGCGGAGTGGCACTCTTCATTGACACCCTGACGGACAACCGAAACCGAACGGTCAGCGAGGTCCGGCATATCCTTTCGAAAAACGGGGGGTCGCTGGGCGAGGCGGGTTGCGTCGCGTGGATGTTCGATCTTCGCGGGGTCATCACGCTCGACGCCGCGGATCTGGATGAAGAGTCCGCCATGGAACTCGTGCTTGGAGCGGGCGCCGAGGACTTCTCGATGGATGATGGAAACTGCCTCGTCTACACCGGTCCGGCAGAGGTGGCGACTGTTCGGGAAGCTCTGGAAGCAGACGGGGCGAAGGTGATTGCCGCCGAGCAGTCGTGGATTCCGAAGAACACCGTCGAGGTGGACGCGAAGGTGGCCGAGCAGACGCTTCGCCTTCTGGAGGCACTGGAGGATCAGGACGATGTGCAGCGCGTATCCTCCAACTTCGACATTTCCGAGGAAGTTCTGCGGTCCCTCGGGGAATAGGAGCGTGGCTTGATCGTTCTGGGGGTGGATCCTTCCACTGTGGCCACGGGCTTCGGCCTTCTGGAGGGAGACTCCCGGAGTGCGCGCAGGATCTCCTCCGGCGTCATTCGGCCTTCTCGCCGCGCGCCGCTGTCGGACCGGTTGAAGGAGATTCACCTTCAGCTTCGATCGCTCCTTGAACAGACGCCCCCGGACATCCTCGTGATTGAGTCCACCTTTCTGCATCGAAATGTGAAGACCGCGCTCGCTCTCGGGCAGGCCCGCGGGGTCATTCTGCTGGCGGCGTCGCTGACCGGGACGCCGGTCACCGAGTATTCCGCGTCTGAAATCAAGCGTTCCGCCGTGGGCTATGGTGCTGCGTCCAAGGAGCAGGTCGGACTCATGATGACCCGCATCCTCGGGCTTCCGAACGCTCCCGCCGAAGACGAGGCCGACGCTCTGGCGGCGGCGTGGTGCCATCTGTCGCGGGCCGGAATGCCCGCTCTGGCGGGAGGAACGCATTGATTCACCATCTGAGCGGACGAGTTGTGGAACTGGGCGCGGACCGCGTGGTGGTGGAGGCGGGTGGCGTCGGCTACGATGTGCTCGTGTCTGCCTTCACCCGCGAGGCATTGCCCGGCCCGGGGGGTGAGGTTCGTCTCCTGACGCATCTCTCCATCCGTCCGGACACATGGACGCTGTTCGGGTTCTCGTCGTCGGAGGAGCGTGCGCTGTTCCTGCTGCTCACGGGCGTGCAGGGTGTCGGCCCGAAGCTCGCGCTCTGCATTCTCTCGGGGATCTCGCCGACAGGGCTCCGGCGGGCTGTCGGACAGGAGGATGCTCCCGCGCTCACCGCCATTCCGGGCGTCGGGCGCAAGATTGCGCGGAGGCTTGTCGCGGACCTGAAGGACAAGATGGAACCCGCGCCGGAAGGAGATGCGGAGGGGGCTGCGCCCGCGCCCGCCGAGGACCGGGAAGCGGTGGCCGCGCTTGTTGCACTGGGGATTCCCCGGTCGGCCGCTCGGGATGCCGTGCGCGGCATGGACCGGGACGACGGGACAGAGCGTCCCGTGGAGGAAGTGATTCGCCAGGCGCTTCGGCGTCTCTGATTTGCGTGGGGGAACCGTGAATCCGCAACCAGACTCACAGCCGGATATCCACCCGGGCGCAACCCCGGGAGACGGCGACTGGGACCACGGCCTCCGGCCGACTCGCCTCGATGAGTTCGTCGGTCAGCCCCACCTGCGCGAATCGCTCGACATCTTTCTGGAAGCGGCCCGCACACGCGGGGAACCGCTCGACCATGTGCTTCTCGTGGGCCCCCCCGGGCTTGGCAAGACCACGCTTGCGGGGATTCTCGCGCGGGAGATGGGCGGCGAGGCGCGCGTGACCTCCGGCCCGGTGGTCGAACGCCCGGGAGACCTGGCCGGGATGCTCACGAACCTCGAAGACGGGGAAGTCCTCTTCATTGATGAAATCCACCGGCTGAATCGCGTCGTGGAGGAGTTTCTCTATCCTGCCATGGAGGACTTCCGAATCGACATCGTCCTCGACAAAGGCCCCGGCGCGCGTTCGATTCGCCTCCATCTGGCGCGCTTCACCCTCGTGGGGTCCACGACGCGGGCGGGCATGCTCACCAGTCCGCTGCGGTCGCGGTTCGGGTTCGTGGCGCGGTTCGACTTCTACACGGAAGAGGATCTCCGCAGCATTCTGCATCGCTCCGCCGGGATTCTCGAAGTGCCGCTGACTGAAGAGGGCGCCGCAGAGATCGCGCGGCGTTCCCGTGGGACGCCACGGATCGCCAATCGGCTCCTGCGCCGGGCGCGTGACTTCGCGGAGGTGCGCGCTGACGGGAAGATCGACCGCACTGCGGCTTCCGCAGCGCTCGACATGCTCCGCGTGGACGAGATCGGGCTGGGCGAAATGGATGTCCGCATCCTCCGGACTCTTCTCGACAAGTTCGAAGGCGGGCCGGTCGGCCTCAGCACGCTGGCGGCGGCTGTCGGTGAAGAAGGCGAAACGCTCGAAGAGGTGTACGAACCCTATCTCCTGAAGGAGGGGTTCCTGGAGCGAACCCCCCGGGGCCGGGTGGTGACGGCCGCGGCGGCGGCTCACCTGGGCGTGGAGCTGCCGTCCCGCGCCCGAGAGGCGGTCCGTGCGCAGGCCGGACTGTTTCCGGATGGTGCGTGAACCGCGCATGTCCGCCGTGTCGCTGAAGGCGTCGGACCTCGACTATGACCTCCCGAAGGACCGGATCGCTCAACGCCCGGCCGCCCGCCGCCGCGACTCCCGACTCCTGCACCTTCCCGCGGACGGATCACCCCGGCACGGCGCGTTTGCCGACTTCCCCGCGCTTCTGAATGCGGGAGACCTTCTCGTGCTCAACGAGACGCGCGTGATCCCTGCACGCTTCCAGGCCCGCCGGGCGACCGGGGGAGCGGTGGAGGTATTCCTCCTGCGGCGGACTTCCGCGGGGTGGGAGGCGCTGGCCCGCCCGGCGCGTCGGCTCGCATCGGGAGAGGTGCTGCGACTGGGCGACGGCGACGCGTCGATCCGCGTGCTCGAGCGTCTCGAGGGGGGCAAGCTCCTCGTGGAACTTTCCGGCGACGAAGATTCCGCCGGTCACTCCGGCTTCTGGAAGCACGGTCAGGTTCCGCTTCCGCCGTATGTCCACCGGGATCCCGACGAAGCCGACCGGGACCGCTACCAGACCGTCTTCGCACGCGTTCCCGGGGCGGTGGCCGCGCCCACTGCCGGGCTGCACCTGGACCCGGATGCGCTGGAGAGCGTCCGCGCCCGGGGGGTGGAGATTGCGCGGCTGGTGCTTCATGTGGGAGC
Coding sequences:
- the ruvB gene encoding Holliday junction branch migration DNA helicase RuvB, which codes for MNPQPDSQPDIHPGATPGDGDWDHGLRPTRLDEFVGQPHLRESLDIFLEAARTRGEPLDHVLLVGPPGLGKTTLAGILAREMGGEARVTSGPVVERPGDLAGMLTNLEDGEVLFIDEIHRLNRVVEEFLYPAMEDFRIDIVLDKGPGARSIRLHLARFTLVGSTTRAGMLTSPLRSRFGFVARFDFYTEEDLRSILHRSAGILEVPLTEEGAAEIARRSRGTPRIANRLLRRARDFAEVRADGKIDRTAASAALDMLRVDEIGLGEMDVRILRTLLDKFEGGPVGLSTLAAAVGEEGETLEEVYEPYLLKEGFLERTPRGRVVTAAAAAHLGVELPSRAREAVRAQAGLFPDGA
- the ruvA gene encoding Holliday junction branch migration protein RuvA, whose amino-acid sequence is MIHHLSGRVVELGADRVVVEAGGVGYDVLVSAFTREALPGPGGEVRLLTHLSIRPDTWTLFGFSSSEERALFLLLTGVQGVGPKLALCILSGISPTGLRRAVGQEDAPALTAIPGVGRKIARRLVADLKDKMEPAPEGDAEGAAPAPAEDREAVAALVALGIPRSAARDAVRGMDRDDGTERPVEEVIRQALRRL
- a CDS encoding YebC/PmpR family DNA-binding transcriptional regulator, encoding MSGHSKWSTIKRKKGAKDAQRGKLFTKLIREIITAARAGGGDVNGNNRLRAAVTAARDANMPSANIDRAIKRGTGELEGTTYDEVNYEGYGPGGVALFIDTLTDNRNRTVSEVRHILSKNGGSLGEAGCVAWMFDLRGVITLDAADLDEESAMELVLGAGAEDFSMDDGNCLVYTGPAEVATVREALEADGAKVIAAEQSWIPKNTVEVDAKVAEQTLRLLEALEDQDDVQRVSSNFDISEEVLRSLGE
- the queA gene encoding tRNA preQ1(34) S-adenosylmethionine ribosyltransferase-isomerase QueA; amino-acid sequence: MVREPRMSAVSLKASDLDYDLPKDRIAQRPAARRRDSRLLHLPADGSPRHGAFADFPALLNAGDLLVLNETRVIPARFQARRATGGAVEVFLLRRTSAGWEALARPARRLASGEVLRLGDGDASIRVLERLEGGKLLVELSGDEDSAGHSGFWKHGQVPLPPYVHRDPDEADRDRYQTVFARVPGAVAAPTAGLHLDPDALESVRARGVEIARLVLHVGAGTFRPLPDGDLSGVRLDAESYEVPAATLAAVRAAHERGGRVVAVGTTVVRALESLDDEDFLTGSDARGETRLFIRPEDPVRRVDALLTNFHLPKSSLLCLVAAFSGLERILSAYQEAVRERYRFYSYGDATFLEKRA
- the fusA gene encoding elongation factor G, with amino-acid sequence MKQYQPEAHRNVTLIGHGGAGKTTVVEALLVTTKVIPRMGSILEGTTALDYLEDEQKKHSVALSMAAIEHGGKKLNLLDTPGFADFSGEVASGLHAGDAALLVVAADSGAEVGSELTWAQARTLGMPRAIVINGMDKEQADGAAALASVREKVSPKAVAMQIPMGSGEDFCGVVDVIRNQAVTFDGNTGKGVKGEVPAEFADALEQARADLMENAAESSEELMNKYFDEGELSQEDLVRGVHEGIAQGDLYPVFYMSAIRNQGSAQLLDGIADLLPGCTDIGAVEGVHPETDEKELREPSPDAPLSALVFKTAIEPHVGEVYFVKVYSGVLTAGAEVYNSGQDRAEKIAQLYHVVGKTRTDTGTLSAGDIGIAVKLKNSRTNDTLCDRSAPVKLTPVKFPEPIIDFSVSARTKGEEDKISTGLARLAQEDSTFAYHFEDETRQTVVSGMGEAHLDLLMKRLTARFHVEVDLETPRIPYRETVRGKADVQGRHKKQTGGRGQFGDVYIRLEPLPSGGGFVFEDEIVGGVVPGRFIPAVEKGIRESLSEGTLAGYPVVDFKVTLYDGSYHAVDSSEAAFKVAGSLAFKKALAEAQSVLLEPHWIIVVMIPKDYMGDVMGDLSSRRCRISGMEAVGEMQVINATGPRAELQRYATDLRAMTQGRGTHSRSFSHYEEVPRDQKERIIADSLKLTEEEVKK
- the ruvC gene encoding crossover junction endodeoxyribonuclease RuvC, with protein sequence MIVLGVDPSTVATGFGLLEGDSRSARRISSGVIRPSRRAPLSDRLKEIHLQLRSLLEQTPPDILVIESTFLHRNVKTALALGQARGVILLAASLTGTPVTEYSASEIKRSAVGYGAASKEQVGLMMTRILGLPNAPAEDEADALAAAWCHLSRAGMPALAGGTH